The region TTCCACGCGCTGAACTACTCGATGTTCGATCTGGCCTACGGCTACGCCCGCAACCAGATGAGCGCCTACGTGGAGCTGCAGGAGCGCGAGTTCGCCGCCGAGGAGCGCGGCTACACCGCCACCAAGCACCAGCGCGAGGTCGGCGCCGGCTACTTCGACCGGATCGCCACCACCGTGGATCCGACGTCGTCGACCACCGCGCTCGCCGGCTCGACCGAAGAGGGCCAGTTCCACTGAGGGTTGATAGCGTCAGGCCCCGTCCGAGTCTCGGGCGGGGCCTGATCGCTGTGAGGAGTCTTTCGTGAGCATTGAACGGGTAGGTGTGGTCGGCGCCGGGCAGATGGGCGGCGGCATCGCCGAGGTCTGCGCCAAGGCCGGGGCGCAGGTGCTGGTGTACGAGCCGACCGACGAGCTGGCCGAGGCCGGTCGCAGCCGCATCACCGCCTCGCTGGAACGGGCCAAGGCCAAGGGCAAGCTGCCCGCCGACGAGTTCGAGGTGACGCTGGCGCGGCTGACATTCACCAGCGACCTCGCCGACCTGGCCGACCGCCAGCTGGTCATCGAGGCGATCGTCGAGGACGAGGCCGTCAAGGCCAAGCTGTTCGCGCAGCTCGACGAGATCGTCACCGACCCCGACGCGGTGCTGGCGTCGAACACCTCCAGCATCCCGATCATGAAAATCGCTGCGGCGACCAAGAATCCGAGCCGCGTGCTGGGTCTGCACTTCTTCAATCCGGTCCCGGTGTTGCCGCTCGTCGAGTTGATCAACACACTCGTCACCTCCGACGAGGCCGTCGCTCGGGTGGAGCAGTTCGCCGGTGAGATGCTGGGCAAGAAGGTGGTGCGCTGCGGCGACCGCTCGGGCTTCATCGTCAACGCGCTGCTGGTGCCCTACCTGCTCTCGGCGATCCGGATGGCCGAGGCCGGTGTGGCGAGCGTCGAGGACATCGACACCGCCGTCGTCGCGGGGCTGTCGCACCCGATGGGTCCGCTGCGGCTGTCCGATCTGATCGGGCTCGACACCATGAAGCTGATCGCCGACTCCATGTACGACGAGTACAAGGATGCGCACTACGCGCCGCCGCCGCTGCTGCAGCGCATGGTCGAGGCGGGCCAGCTGGGCAAGAAGACCGGGCAGGGCTTCTACACCTACTGAGTTCGGCGCCGAGTGCACGGAATGTGACGCGATACGCCCGATTTCGGTCAGATTGCGTGCGTTCGGGAACCGATCGGGCGATCCGTGCGCCTAATCCGATGTGCAGGACATCATCGTCGGGTCGGAGGCACTCGCCGGCGGACGGGTGACGCGCAACGACCTGAGGCGCCGGTATGTGAAGCTTCACCACAACGTGTATGCGCCCCAGGGCATGGCCTTGTCGGCTCGGGATCGTGCGTACGCGGCGTGGCTCTGGTCGCAGCGCAAGGCCACACTCGCCGGGCTCTCCGCGGCCGCCATGCATGGTTCGCGGTGGCTCCCCGCCGACGGGCCCGCCGAACTCACCCGCACCCGGTGCGGGAAGGCACCCGGAGTCCAGATCCACCGCGACACCCTGTTCGACGACGAGGTGTGCCTTGTGCAGAGCATCGACTGCACCACCGTCGCGCGGACCGCCTTCGACATCGGACGACGACTGCCGGGTGACGAGGCCGTGATTCGCATCGACGCGCTGCTCAACGCCACCCGCCTCCCGCTGGCGGAAGTGAGCAGAATCGGCGCCCGCCACCCGGGTGCGCGGGGAATCCGCAGCTTCCGTGCGGCGATCGGTCTCGTCGACGGCGGCGCGGAGTCACCCCAGGAGACCCGCGTGCGCCTGTTACTGATGCGGAAGGGCCTCCCGAGACCCGACACCCAGATTCCCGTCGTGAACGACTACGGCAGAGTGGTGCGGCGCATCGACATGGGCTGGCCACAGTTTTGCGTCGGTGTCGAGTACGACGGCGAACAGCACTGGACCGACCCCGCCGCGCACGCTGAGGACATCACCCGGCTGGAGTTCCTCGCCGCCCGAGGCTGGCTCATCGTCCGGGTCAGCGCACGGCAGCTCAGGTACGAACCCGACGACATCGTCCGACGCACACTCCACGCACTCACCCAGCGGGGCTGGGTCGGCAGGTGACCGCCCCGCGAACGCACGCATTGTGACGAAAATCGGCCGGAATCCGTCAGAAACCGTGCGCTCGACGCGCAGGACCAACGCCCGCCACTACACCGACGCCAGCCGCTTCTTCTCCGCGTCGACGTCGAAAGTCGGTGGCGGCCAGGACATGTTCATCCGCTTGAGCGCCTCGATCAGCAGTTCGGTGATCGCCAGCCGGCTGTACCACTTCCGATTCGCCGGGATGATGTGCCACGGTGCGTACTCCGTGGAGGTGCGGTCCAGCATCGCCTGGTAGGCCTGCTGATACAGAGGCCACTTCAGCCGCTCGTCGATGTCGGCCGGGTTGTACTTCCAGTACTTGTCGGGCCGCTTCAGCCGCTTGGCCAGACGCTTCTTCTGCTCCTCGAGCGAGACGAACATCGCGACCTTCACGATCGTGGTCCCGCTGTCGACGAGTCCCCGCTCGAACGTGTTGATCTCGTCGTACCGCGGTTCCCACACCTCGGGCGGGACGAGGTTGTGCACGCGGACGATCAGCACGTCCTCGTAGTGCGACCGGTCGAACACGCCGATCTGGCCGGGCTCGGGCAGCGCCTTGCGGATCCGCCACAGGAAGTCGTGCGAGAGCTCTTCCTCGGTCGGCTTGCCGAAGCTGGTGTACTTGATTCCCTGCGGATTGCCGCCCCCGACAACGTGTTTGACGATGCCGCCCTTGCCCGCGGTGTCCATGCCCTGCAACACGAGCAGCAGCGAGCGGGTGTCACCCGAGCGGCTCCTGGCGTACAGCATCTCCTGCAGCTCGGCGAACCGGAGGTTGCGCTCGAACTGCAGGGTCGCCGCGTTGCTCTTCTTACCGTGGAAGCCGGGGGTGGCGTCGACGTCGATGTCGGCCACTTTGTCGCCGAGGCGGAACTTCAGCTTCTCGTGCGGCTCATGCGACCACATCGATGGCAGGTCATCGACTTCGCTCATGCCCCTAGTCAAGCAGTTGCGGGGGCAGCACCGGGGAAGGATGAGAAGCGCGGCGGAATCTCTGCAGCGAGCCACCGACCTCGACGATGCCGCACAGTGCACTCCAGGACAGCATGGTCAGGTAGTCGATCAGCTCGTCGGCACTCATCCTCGGGTGCGACATCCACGAGTGTGTGGCCAGCTGCACGCCGCCGACGATGTGATACGCCCACGGCTCCACGCCGCCGGTGTCCATGCCCACCGACACCATTCGCCGGCGCAGCATCACCGCCAGCATGCGCGCGATGATCTCCTCCGACGCCGCGACGGCTTTGCTCTTGCTGGCGGAGTTGTTGGCCATCACGAAGCGGTACGGCTCGGGCTCGGCGGCGACGGTCTCGACGTAGACGCGGATGATCTCGCGGGTCAGGTCGTAGCCGTCCAGATTCGACGACAGGGCCGCGGCCATGTTCGGAATCAGCGTGGTCTGGGCGAACCGCATCATCACTGCGGTGGTCAGGTCGTTCTTGTCGACGAAGTAGCGATACAGCACCGTCTTGGAGACGCCGATCTCGGCGGCGATCTCGTCCATGCTGACGTTGCTGCCGAGGCGGCGGATCGCCTCCAGCGTGCCGTCGACCAGCTCGTTTCGCCGCTCGACCTTGTGCCGGTGCCAGCGTCGTTTACGCCCATCGGTCTTGACCGCCACCGGCGAGGATTGTTGTGCCACGTTCGCTGTGATCCGTTCCCTAGTCCCCGTCGATAATACGGCGGTAACGGTGAACCGGCGGTGACGGACGACGGCGGCAGAGCCGCACCGGCTGGCAGTGGCTCACTTGACGGATGATGGACGTGTGGCACACCGATTGAATGACGCCGGCCCACCGGCGGCGGTCCATGACGCGCCGAAGCGGACCAGCTTCGCCGAGGCGCTCGCCGGGGCCGATTCCGCCGCCGACGCCGAACGCCGTCGTGCGCTGCGCCGCATGAAAACCGTGGCTCTGGGGTTCCTGATCGGTGCCTCCGTGATCTTTCTGCTGTGCACATGGGCGCAGTCGCGGGGGGCCGGTGGCGGGTCGGCCTGGATCGGATACGTGCGGGCGGCGGCCGAGGCCGGCATGGTCGGCGCGCTGGCCGATTGGTTCGCGGTGACCGCGCTGTTCAAGCACCCCCTGGGCATCCCGATCCCGCACACGGCGATCATCAAGCGCAAGAAGGATCAGCTCGGCGAGGGGCTCGGCGCGTTCGTCCGGGAGAACTTCCTGTCGCCGGCGAACGTGGAGACCAAGTTGCGCGACGCCGACGTGGCGAGTCGCACCGGCAAGTGGCTGGCCGAACCGGTCAACGCCGGGCGGGTGGCGGCCGAGGTGGCGACGGTGCTGCGGGTGCTCGTCGAGCTGCTGCGTGACGAGGACGTTCAGCAGGTGCTGGACCGGATGATCATCAAGCGCATCGCCGAGCCCCAGTGGGGTCCGCCCATCGGCCGGGTGCTCGCGACGCTGCTCGCCGAGGGACGCCAGGAGGCGCTGCTGCAGTTGCTGGCCGACCGCGCGTTCCAGTGGTCGCTCAACGCCGGCGAGGTCATCGAGCGTGTCATCGAGCGTGATTCGCCGACGTGGTCGCCGCGCTGGGTGGACCACCTGGTCGGCGACCGCATCCACCGCGAGCTCATGGACTTCACCGACAAGGTGCGGCGCAACCCCGACCACGAACTCCGGCGGTCGGCCACCCGGTTCCTGTTCGAGTTCGCCGACGACCTGCAGCACGACGACACGACGATTCTCAAGGCCGAGAACGTCAAAGAGCAGATCATGGCCCGCGACGAGGTCGCCCGCGCCGCCGAGACAGCCTGGAGTGCGGCCAAGCGCATCATCCTCGAGTCCGTCGACGACCCGTCGTCGACGCTGCGCGCCCGGATCGGCGACACCGTGGTGCGGATCGGTGAATCGCTGCGCGACGACGCCGACCTGCGCGACAAGGTCGACAACTGGCTCGTGCGGGGTGCACAGCACCTCGTCGGGGAGTACGGAGCGGAGATCACGACGATCATCACCGACACGATCGAGCGGTGGAACGCCGACGAGGCGAGTCGCCGGATCGAATTGCACGTCGGCCGTGACCTGCAGTTCATCCGCATCAACGGCACGGTGGTGGGTTCGCTGGCGGGTCTGGTGATCTATACGGTGGCGCAGTTCCTGTTCTGACCTGCGCTAACTAGTGCTTGCAAAAGTTAGCACTAGTCCGTACGGTTGATGGTGTCGGTAATCGGATACCCACCGCACGAGGGAGCACTCATGCCGCAGGATGAGAATCTTGCCGCTGTCGTGTCCAGCGCTGCACAGGACATCGGCTCGTTCATCCGGACACAGCGCGAGGCCGCGCAGGTGTCGGTGCGGCAGCTGGCCGAGAAGGCCGGCGTCAGCAATCCCTACCTCAGCCAGATCGAGCGGGGATTGCGCAAACCCTCGGCCGACGTGCTGAACCAGATCGCCAAGGCGCTCCGGGTCTCTGCGGAGGTGCTCTACATCCGGGCCGGGATTCTGGAGCCGAGTGAGTCCAACGAGGTGCGCGACGCCATCGTCACCGACACGGCGATCAGCGAGCGGCAGAAGCAGGTGCTGCTCGACATCTACACGTCGTTCTGTCAGCAGAACGAGGCCACCCTCCCCGACGACGGTGCGCCGCACCAACGTGTCAGCGAAGCAGAAGAGGAGCCGACGACTGAACAGCACAAGAGCCCTCTAGAAATCCCGCAAACACCATCGTTCGACTTCAACCGTGACATGAGAGGAATCACCCATGGCTGAGAAGAATCAGCTCGACATCGACGACCTCAAGGCTCCGCTGCTCGCCGCGGTCGGTGCCGCCGATCTGGCGCTGGAGCGCGTCAACGAGATCGTCGCGACGCTGCGCGAGCGTGCCGGTGAGGCCCGCACCGACGCCGAGACCCGCGTCGAGGAGAGCCGCGCCCGCATCAACAAGTTGCAGGAAGACCTGCCGGCACAGGCCGCCGAGATCCGTGGCCGGCTGTCGTCGGAGGAGCTGCGCAAGTTCGCCGAAGGCTACGCCGAGGCCGCGCAGTCGACGTACACCAAGCTGATCGAGCGCGGTGAGGCCGCTCTCGAGCGCCTGCGCAGCCAGCCCGCGCTGGAAGAGGCCGCCAGCCGGGTCGAGGTGTACACCGACCAGGCCGTCGAGCTCACCCAGGAGGCGCTGGGCAACGTCGCGTCGCAGACTCGTGCCGTCGGTGAGCGCGCCGCCAAGCTGGTCGGCGTCGAGCTGCCCAAGCGTGCGGAGTCGGGTGCGGAGCCGGTGAAGAAGGCCGCCAAGAAGGCGCCCGCGAAGAAGGCTCCGGCCAAGACGACCTCCACGTCGGCCGCCAAGGTGCCCGCCAAGAAGGCGCCGGCCAAGAAGGCGCCGGCCAAGAAGGTGACGCAGAAGTAATCGGCTCCCTTTTCGGAAGTCGACACCACCGCGAGCGGTGTAGTTAGACCAAGGGGACGTAACCCGCATAGGCTGTGAGCGTGGAGCTCCAAGGCCTGGTGGGTTACGTCCTCTTCGCTGTGCAGGTCGCCGTCCTGGTGATGGCGGTGTACGCGTTCGTCCACGCGGCGATCCAGCGACCCGACGCCTACACCGCGGCCGACAAGCTGACCAAGCCGGTGTGGCTGGTGATCCTCGGCGTCGGCATCCTGCTGGCGCTCGTGCTGAGTATCACCGGTGTCGCGATCGCGGCCGTGGCGTCGGGCGTCTACCTCGTCGACGTGCGTCCCAAGATCCTCGAGATCCAGGGGAAGTCCCGCTAGTGCGACTCGCCCTGGCCGCCGCGGCAGCGGCGTGCGTTCTGCCTGTCGCGTTCGCCCCCGCGGCCGCCGCCGCTCCGGGCATCCAGCCGCCGCCGTACGTCGACCACGTCCAGTGGGCCACGTGGGGCGACCTGTCCAGCCTGCGCGTGTATCCCACGCCCGCCGGCCGCGACACGTCCGGCCGGCCCGGCACCTCCGCGCAGGCGGACGAGGCGTGGGCCGAGGTCCTGAAGCTCTCGCCCGATGCCGCGACGGCGGGCATGAAGGACCAATTCGATTGCCACTGGAAGTTCGCCGAGATCTTCGAGCCGGGCAAGGCCAGTTGGAACCTCGAGCCGTGGCGCCCGCAGGTCAGCCAGGACGAGATGCTGAAGACGGGCTGCAACCCGGGCGGCGCCGAAGAACCCTTCTGATGGGCTCCTATACGCGCGCGCAGGTCGCTGCGCTCGTCGACCACACGCTGCTCAAACCCGAAGCCACTCCCGCCGACATCGAGGCGCTGGCGGCCGAGGCCGCGGACCTCGGCGTGTTCGCGATCTGTGTCTCGCCGTCGATGGCAGCAATCGCCGAGCAGTCCCGCTCGGAGCGGCAGGCGCTCGCCGCGGTCGTCGGATTCCCTTCCGGCAAGCACCTTTCCGCCATCAAGGCCCAGGAGGCGCGACTGGCCGCAGAGGCGGGCGCGGGGGAGATCGACATGGTCATCGACATCGGCTGCGCGCTGGCCGGCGACGTCGACGCGGTGCGCGCCGACATCGCCGCCGTGCGCGACGCCGTTCCCGATGCGGTGCTGAAGGTCATCGTGGAATCGGCAGCCTTGCTGAGCCTCGGCGACGAGGAGACTCTGCTCGCCGCGTGCCGGGCCGCCGAGGAAGCGGGAGCCGATTTCGTCAAGACCTCCACGGGCTTTCATCCCGCCGGCGGCGCCTCGGTCCGAGCGGTCGAGTTGATGTCGGGCGCGGTCGGCGGCCGGCTGGGGGTGAAAGCGAGCGGCGGAATCCGCTCGGCCGCAGACGCTTTCGCGATGCTCGAGGCGGGCGCGACCCGGCTGGGGCTGTCGGGCACCCGTGCGGTGCTGGACGGAATTCCCGACTGACGCGCTCGGCGGTGAATCAGCCCGTCTGCTGAAAGTCGTTGCGGGCGAGGCAGATCTCTGCGAGATCGTCGAGCGACATCGGGAGGACCCGGGCCAGTGCGGCAATGGTGCTGAACCCGGGTGTCGCGAGCCGTCCGGTCTCGATCTTGCGCAGCGTCTCCGGCGAGATCGCCGCCGCCTGAGCCACTTCGGCGATGGTGCGGTCCCCCCGGGCCAGGCGGAGCTGCCGGCCGAGGCGCTTACCGGCGGCGAGCTGTTCTGCGGTCAGCGGAAGACGCACCATGCGGGCAGCCTACCTCGATTCAGTATGAAAATACCGCGGCCTCCGGTTACGCTGGTATTTTCATACCGCTTTCTGGAGGGTCGCTTGCTGGAACTGAAGACGCCGCGGGAGATCGCGGCGATGGGCGTCACCGGCATCTTCATCGCCGAACTTCTCGACGACCTCGCTCGTCGTGCGCGCCCAGGAGTGAACCTGCTCGATCTCGAACATCGGGCCCGGGAGCTGATCGCGGCGCGCGGTGCCCAGTCGTGCTACTGGGATTACGAGCCGTCGTTCGGGCGCGGGCCGTTCCGCAACGTCATCTGCCTGTCGGTCAACGACGCAGTGCTGCACGGCCTTCCGCACGACTATGTGCTGAAGGATGCGGACGTGTTGACCATGGACATCGCCGTGTCCATCGACGGATGGGCCGCCGATTCCGCGCGCACCGTCATCGTCGGCACCCCGCGCGCCGAGGATCGGCGCCTCGTCGCCGCGACCGAGCAGGCACTGTCAGCAGGCGTCGCCGCCGCGCTGCCGGGGAACCGGCTGGGGGACGTCTCCGCGGCGATCGGTGCGGTGGCGGCGGACTACGGGTATGCGGTCAACACCGAGTTCGGCGGCCACGGGATCGGGCGCACCATGCACGAGGATCCGCACGTCCCCAACACCGGGCGTCCCGGGCGCGGGCTCGAACTGCGGCCGGGCCTGACCCTCGCGCTCGAGCCCTGGTTCGCCGCCGGCACCGACAGGATCGTCTACGACCCGGACGGGTGGACCATCCGGTCCGCGGACGGATCTCGAACCGCCCACAGCGAACACACTATTGCGATCACCGACGGTCCGCCTCTGGTGCTGACGAGCCGTGCGCGCGGTGCCTAGAGGCTGGAGAAGCAGGGGTCGTCGTTCTGCTTGGGCAGCGACGCGTTCTGTGTCGAAAAGCGGCTGACCACACCGGTATCGGTGACCTGGACGGAATCGGCGTGGATGGCGAGCGGATAGTTCTTCGTCAGCTGCGAGGTGAACGCATCCAACGCCGGCTGCACGGTCTCGCGCGGCAGCGTGAAGCCCAGCCCGGTGACCTTCTGGACCTGAAGGGAGATGCCGCCATCGACGACCTGTGGCTTGGCGGTGATGCTGCCCAGCGCGCCCTCGAGTTCGACGGTGCCGTCGCTGGGATTCGTCGTCACACCGGTGACGAAGCTGCCGATCAGCGGAACCGCGCCCTGGATGGTCTGTTTGATGCCGTCGGAGGTCCAGGTGATGTCGGCGGTCAGCGAACCGACCGAACCGCCGGAGTTCGCGGTGTTCTCCAGGCGGACGTCGTTGATGTCGAGGTTGACCTTCATCCCCTTGGCTTCGCGGACCTGGTTGCCCGCGGTCTCGATGCGGATGTTGGTGTAGTGCCCCGACATGTGTTGCACCAGGAACGGCGGCAGCACCCCGAACGACGCCTTCGCGTTGTCCTGCACGACGCACTCGACGACCTTGGTGACGACCGAGTCGGCACGGTGACGGGCGTAGAGCTCACCGCCGAGTAGGACAGCGAACACCAGTGCCATGACGATCACGACGACCAGGACGATCGACAGGGGGTCGCTGAAGAGCCTCTTGAGTTTCGCCGGCAACGACGAATCCTCCTCGGGGGGCGGGGGAGCAGGGGTCGCGGGGGCTGCGGGGGCGTAGCCCTGCGGTGGGTAACCCTGCGGCGGATGCTGCGGGAACTGTGGCTGCCCTGTGCCGGGCTGCTGCGGCGGGTGGGCCCAGGGATCGGTCACCCCAGGGATTCTGCCCTACTGTGATGAGCAAACCCTGAGCGGTTGTGCATGACCGCGACGGTCTCGCGTGCCTTGCGGGCGGCCTCCAGGTCGATGTCACAGACCAGCAGCTGCGGGTCGGCGTCCGCCGACGCGAGCACTTCGCCCAGGGCGGAGGCGACCACGCTGCCGCCGACGCCGGTGGGACCGAGGGCGGCGATCTCGTCGCCGGGATAGGCCTGACCGACGGCGGCGACGACGCTGTTGGTGTCGATCGCGCGGGCCCGCGCGAGCAACGTCCACTGCTCCAGCTTGCCGGGTCCGGTGCCCCACGAGGCGTG is a window of Mycolicibacterium chubuense NBB4 DNA encoding:
- a CDS encoding polyphosphate kinase 2 family protein codes for the protein MSEVDDLPSMWSHEPHEKLKFRLGDKVADIDVDATPGFHGKKSNAATLQFERNLRFAELQEMLYARSRSGDTRSLLLVLQGMDTAGKGGIVKHVVGGGNPQGIKYTSFGKPTEEELSHDFLWRIRKALPEPGQIGVFDRSHYEDVLIVRVHNLVPPEVWEPRYDEINTFERGLVDSGTTIVKVAMFVSLEEQKKRLAKRLKRPDKYWKYNPADIDERLKWPLYQQAYQAMLDRTSTEYAPWHIIPANRKWYSRLAITELLIEALKRMNMSWPPPTFDVDAEKKRLASV
- a CDS encoding DUF445 domain-containing protein yields the protein MAHRLNDAGPPAAVHDAPKRTSFAEALAGADSAADAERRRALRRMKTVALGFLIGASVIFLLCTWAQSRGAGGGSAWIGYVRAAAEAGMVGALADWFAVTALFKHPLGIPIPHTAIIKRKKDQLGEGLGAFVRENFLSPANVETKLRDADVASRTGKWLAEPVNAGRVAAEVATVLRVLVELLRDEDVQQVLDRMIIKRIAEPQWGPPIGRVLATLLAEGRQEALLQLLADRAFQWSLNAGEVIERVIERDSPTWSPRWVDHLVGDRIHRELMDFTDKVRRNPDHELRRSATRFLFEFADDLQHDDTTILKAENVKEQIMARDEVARAAETAWSAAKRIILESVDDPSSTLRARIGDTVVRIGESLRDDADLRDKVDNWLVRGAQHLVGEYGAEITTIITDTIERWNADEASRRIELHVGRDLQFIRINGTVVGSLAGLVIYTVAQFLF
- a CDS encoding LmeA family phospholipid-binding protein is translated as MTDPWAHPPQQPGTGQPQFPQHPPQGYPPQGYAPAAPATPAPPPPEEDSSLPAKLKRLFSDPLSIVLVVVIVMALVFAVLLGGELYARHRADSVVTKVVECVVQDNAKASFGVLPPFLVQHMSGHYTNIRIETAGNQVREAKGMKVNLDINDVRLENTANSGGSVGSLTADITWTSDGIKQTIQGAVPLIGSFVTGVTTNPSDGTVELEGALGSITAKPQVVDGGISLQVQKVTGLGFTLPRETVQPALDAFTSQLTKNYPLAIHADSVQVTDTGVVSRFSTQNASLPKQNDDPCFSSL
- the map gene encoding type I methionyl aminopeptidase, which encodes MLELKTPREIAAMGVTGIFIAELLDDLARRARPGVNLLDLEHRARELIAARGAQSCYWDYEPSFGRGPFRNVICLSVNDAVLHGLPHDYVLKDADVLTMDIAVSIDGWAADSARTVIVGTPRAEDRRLVAATEQALSAGVAAALPGNRLGDVSAAIGAVAADYGYAVNTEFGGHGIGRTMHEDPHVPNTGRPGRGLELRPGLTLALEPWFAAGTDRIVYDPDGWTIRSADGSRTAHSEHTIAITDGPPLVLTSRARGA
- a CDS encoding DUF2516 family protein, with amino-acid sequence MELQGLVGYVLFAVQVAVLVMAVYAFVHAAIQRPDAYTAADKLTKPVWLVILGVGILLALVLSITGVAIAAVASGVYLVDVRPKILEIQGKSR
- a CDS encoding 3-hydroxybutyryl-CoA dehydrogenase, translating into MSIERVGVVGAGQMGGGIAEVCAKAGAQVLVYEPTDELAEAGRSRITASLERAKAKGKLPADEFEVTLARLTFTSDLADLADRQLVIEAIVEDEAVKAKLFAQLDEIVTDPDAVLASNTSSIPIMKIAAATKNPSRVLGLHFFNPVPVLPLVELINTLVTSDEAVARVEQFAGEMLGKKVVRCGDRSGFIVNALLVPYLLSAIRMAEAGVASVEDIDTAVVAGLSHPMGPLRLSDLIGLDTMKLIADSMYDEYKDAHYAPPPLLQRMVEAGQLGKKTGQGFYTY
- a CDS encoding DUF2599 domain-containing protein, whose protein sequence is MRLALAAAAAACVLPVAFAPAAAAAPGIQPPPYVDHVQWATWGDLSSLRVYPTPAGRDTSGRPGTSAQADEAWAEVLKLSPDAATAGMKDQFDCHWKFAEIFEPGKASWNLEPWRPQVSQDEMLKTGCNPGGAEEPF
- a CDS encoding endonuclease domain-containing protein, with translation MQDIIVGSEALAGGRVTRNDLRRRYVKLHHNVYAPQGMALSARDRAYAAWLWSQRKATLAGLSAAAMHGSRWLPADGPAELTRTRCGKAPGVQIHRDTLFDDEVCLVQSIDCTTVARTAFDIGRRLPGDEAVIRIDALLNATRLPLAEVSRIGARHPGARGIRSFRAAIGLVDGGAESPQETRVRLLLMRKGLPRPDTQIPVVNDYGRVVRRIDMGWPQFCVGVEYDGEQHWTDPAAHAEDITRLEFLAARGWLIVRVSARQLRYEPDDIVRRTLHALTQRGWVGR
- a CDS encoding helix-turn-helix domain-containing protein, whose product is MPQDENLAAVVSSAAQDIGSFIRTQREAAQVSVRQLAEKAGVSNPYLSQIERGLRKPSADVLNQIAKALRVSAEVLYIRAGILEPSESNEVRDAIVTDTAISERQKQVLLDIYTSFCQQNEATLPDDGAPHQRVSEAEEEPTTEQHKSPLEIPQTPSFDFNRDMRGITHG
- a CDS encoding TetR/AcrR family transcriptional regulator; translation: MAQQSSPVAVKTDGRKRRWHRHKVERRNELVDGTLEAIRRLGSNVSMDEIAAEIGVSKTVLYRYFVDKNDLTTAVMMRFAQTTLIPNMAAALSSNLDGYDLTREIIRVYVETVAAEPEPYRFVMANNSASKSKAVAASEEIIARMLAVMLRRRMVSVGMDTGGVEPWAYHIVGGVQLATHSWMSHPRMSADELIDYLTMLSWSALCGIVEVGGSLQRFRRASHPSPVLPPQLLD
- a CDS encoding helix-turn-helix domain-containing protein: MVRLPLTAEQLAAGKRLGRQLRLARGDRTIAEVAQAAAISPETLRKIETGRLATPGFSTIAALARVLPMSLDDLAEICLARNDFQQTG
- the deoC gene encoding deoxyribose-phosphate aldolase; the encoded protein is MMGSYTRAQVAALVDHTLLKPEATPADIEALAAEAADLGVFAICVSPSMAAIAEQSRSERQALAAVVGFPSGKHLSAIKAQEARLAAEAGAGEIDMVIDIGCALAGDVDAVRADIAAVRDAVPDAVLKVIVESAALLSLGDEETLLAACRAAEEAGADFVKTSTGFHPAGGASVRAVELMSGAVGGRLGVKASGGIRSAADAFAMLEAGATRLGLSGTRAVLDGIPD